The following proteins come from a genomic window of Paenibacillus spongiae:
- a CDS encoding SGNH/GDSL hydrolase family protein, with the protein MSTELAAAYVWHSPLETPYIIAGFPWLQAEGKYRRLPIEPAFPLPSAVDNLANHTAGGQIRFRTNSPKLAIKVRLAGPAYMYHMAATGQCGFDCYEELDGTLHYRSTAVFDTQALEYEAVLFEGGSAETRTIVLNFPLYQGVEEVSVGLEAGASVEAPPAYDPGTILVYGTSITQGGCASRPGLCYTNVLSRRINRAFVNLGFSGSGKGEPELAHILATIPDPACLVLDYEANSVSPELYAQTLPEFIRIYREAHPKVPILVLSRIYFAKELFDAASREMQETRKRMQMELVHSLQNAGDRNIHFYDGEKLLSRHAQECCVDGVHPTDLGFMQMADNLEPVLRRLISRG; encoded by the coding sequence GTGAGCACAGAATTAGCTGCTGCTTATGTCTGGCATTCACCGCTTGAAACGCCTTACATTATTGCCGGTTTCCCTTGGCTTCAAGCCGAGGGCAAGTACCGCCGTCTTCCTATCGAACCTGCTTTCCCGCTGCCTAGCGCAGTCGACAACCTGGCGAACCATACCGCAGGCGGGCAGATTCGGTTCAGAACCAATTCGCCGAAGCTGGCGATCAAGGTCCGCTTGGCCGGACCGGCCTACATGTATCATATGGCGGCTACCGGACAGTGCGGGTTTGACTGCTACGAGGAACTGGATGGAACGCTGCATTACCGCAGCACGGCCGTTTTCGATACGCAGGCCTTGGAATACGAGGCGGTATTGTTCGAAGGCGGTTCCGCCGAAACCCGGACGATCGTATTGAATTTTCCGTTGTATCAAGGCGTGGAGGAAGTGTCGGTCGGCCTGGAAGCGGGCGCTTCCGTCGAGGCTCCGCCGGCATACGACCCCGGTACGATTCTCGTGTACGGAACGTCGATTACACAGGGAGGCTGCGCTTCCAGACCGGGCCTGTGCTATACCAATGTGCTGAGCCGAAGGATCAACAGGGCATTCGTGAACCTCGGCTTCTCCGGGTCCGGCAAGGGCGAGCCGGAGCTGGCGCATATCCTGGCGACGATTCCCGATCCGGCATGCCTTGTGCTTGACTATGAAGCGAACAGCGTTTCACCGGAGCTGTACGCGCAGACGCTGCCTGAATTTATACGGATTTACCGCGAAGCTCACCCCAAGGTGCCTATTCTGGTGCTTTCGCGCATTTATTTTGCCAAGGAGCTGTTCGACGCCGCATCGCGGGAGATGCAGGAAACCCGAAAGCGGATGCAGATGGAATTGGTCCACTCGCTGCAGAATGCGGGAGACCGGAACATCCATTTTTACGACGGCGAGAAGCTGCTGTCCCGCCACGCCCAGGAATGCTGTGTCGACGGGGTTCATCCCACCGACTTGGGCTTCATGCAGATGGCGGATAACCTGGAGCCGGTGCTGCGCAGGCTGATCAGCCGGGGCTAG
- a CDS encoding thioredoxin family protein has product MREIDEAQLRAIASSANGHEAVFFYTPLCGTCKIAERMLDIIEATSASIPMYKLNINYSPAMREAWKIASVPCLVLLKDGQPIRKEYAMQSVDYLYGMMKGLN; this is encoded by the coding sequence ATGCGAGAAATCGATGAAGCACAGCTGCGTGCAATCGCCAGCAGCGCAAACGGTCATGAAGCCGTATTCTTCTACACCCCCTTGTGCGGTACCTGCAAAATCGCGGAACGGATGCTTGACATTATTGAAGCGACCTCCGCTTCGATTCCGATGTACAAACTGAATATTAACTATTCGCCGGCGATGCGCGAGGCATGGAAAATAGCCAGTGTTCCCTGTCTGGTGCTGCTAAAGGACGGCCAGCCGATCCGGAAGGAATATGCGATGCAATCGGTGGATTATTTGTACGGGATGATGAAGGGGCTGAATTAG